One genomic segment of Salinibacter grassmerensis includes these proteins:
- a CDS encoding LptF/LptG family permease, whose product MSTFERHIIKRLLKGFVLFVGALLVFFIVLHWVEYSDDFLDGGATIWEVFTVFYPNYVPEIIRLTSPLALFLSCIYLTGTLAQELQLTALQTSGVSLYQLMRPYVGVGLLVTVFMFGFNGWVVPKTNEVVVRYENEYLPGNQTSAQTSEIHRRNGPNSILSVGYYDSERKRAHTVSLQQMAGDARLARRVDASRMEWDDSLEVWTLDDVTRRTFVKGETQRKQTVASLDTTLQIYPRDLARSKNDVAAMTIPAAAEYLAALRRSGVGGLTRPLVAYYNKFAYPFANLLLILIGVPIASTRRRGGQAVRFAIGLLTAFVYLSVQKLAEPLGYAGTLTPVWTAWLPHLTFAVVALFVLWWARK is encoded by the coding sequence ATGTCGACCTTCGAACGGCACATCATCAAGCGGTTGTTGAAGGGCTTCGTTCTGTTCGTCGGGGCCCTCCTCGTCTTCTTCATCGTGCTGCACTGGGTCGAGTACAGCGACGACTTCCTCGACGGCGGGGCCACCATCTGGGAGGTGTTTACGGTCTTCTACCCCAACTACGTCCCGGAAATCATCCGGCTCACCTCCCCGCTGGCGCTGTTTCTGTCCTGCATCTACCTGACCGGCACCCTCGCGCAGGAGCTCCAACTCACTGCCCTTCAGACCTCCGGGGTCTCCCTCTACCAGCTCATGCGGCCGTACGTAGGGGTGGGCCTGCTTGTGACCGTCTTCATGTTTGGATTCAACGGATGGGTGGTGCCCAAAACGAACGAGGTGGTGGTGCGCTACGAGAATGAGTACCTGCCCGGCAACCAGACGAGCGCCCAGACGAGCGAGATCCACCGCCGAAACGGCCCCAACAGCATCCTGTCGGTCGGCTACTACGACTCGGAGCGCAAGCGCGCCCACACCGTGTCGCTCCAGCAGATGGCGGGGGACGCCCGCCTGGCCCGCCGCGTCGACGCCAGTCGGATGGAATGGGACGACTCCCTCGAGGTGTGGACGCTGGACGACGTGACGCGCCGTACGTTCGTGAAGGGCGAGACGCAGCGCAAACAAACCGTTGCCTCGCTGGACACGACCCTTCAGATCTACCCCCGCGACCTCGCCCGCTCAAAAAATGACGTGGCGGCCATGACCATCCCGGCGGCCGCGGAGTACCTGGCGGCCCTGCGGCGGTCCGGGGTGGGGGGGCTCACGCGGCCGCTGGTCGCCTACTATAACAAGTTCGCGTATCCCTTCGCCAACCTTCTGCTCATTCTGATTGGGGTGCCCATCGCCTCCACCCGTCGCCGCGGCGGGCAGGCCGTCCGGTTCGCGATCGGGCTGCTCACCGCCTTTGTTTACCTCTCCGTTCAGAAGCTCGCGGAGCCGCTCGGGTACGCCGGCACCCTCACCCCGGTCTGGACCGCCTGGCTTCCCCACCTCACGTTCGCCGTGGTGGCCCTGTTCGTCCTCTGGTGGGCCCGCAAGTAG
- a CDS encoding cystathionine beta-synthase, protein MWHDSVLGTIGDTPLVRLNEIGSDLPPTILAKVEFFNPGGSVKDRIGRALIEEAEEEGRIEPGGTIIEGTSGNTGAGLAITAIAKGYRCIFTTTDKQSQEKVDVLRGLGAEVLVCPTNVEPDDPRSYYSVARRLSEEIPNSIYLNQYDNPANAKAHYETTGPELWEQTEGQITHFVAGAGTGGTISGTANYLKEQDDDLNVIGVDPRGSVFHKYFHEGVFDEDEIYPYFTEGVGEDILPDNMDFDIIDDFVEVNDKASMQMTRRLAREEGLFIGQSCGLAVAGTLKWVKAHRDALSPEDVVVVLLPDSGFRYLSKTYNDDWMQNHGFLEKSPDVTADKVLNVQQEETDVIAAAPDDNLGNVIETMTDQGISQMPVLDEDQEVVGSITETRVLNELIEDPASRKAPVREIMGTPFPVVPASLHLDHLSAYLEEDAGAVLVDHSPEHRGGYSILTKSDLISALADVGQSNGNGAA, encoded by the coding sequence ATGTGGCACGACAGCGTCCTCGGCACGATCGGCGACACGCCCCTCGTTCGGCTGAACGAAATTGGCAGTGACCTCCCCCCCACGATTCTCGCGAAGGTGGAGTTTTTCAATCCGGGGGGGTCGGTGAAGGATCGGATTGGGCGGGCGCTGATTGAGGAGGCCGAAGAGGAGGGCCGCATCGAGCCGGGGGGCACGATCATCGAGGGGACCAGCGGCAACACGGGGGCGGGCCTCGCCATCACCGCCATCGCCAAGGGGTACCGGTGCATCTTCACCACCACGGACAAGCAGAGCCAGGAGAAGGTCGACGTGCTCCGGGGCCTGGGCGCAGAGGTGCTGGTCTGCCCCACCAACGTCGAGCCGGACGATCCCCGCAGCTACTACTCGGTCGCCCGCCGCCTGTCGGAGGAGATCCCCAATTCGATCTATCTGAACCAGTACGACAACCCCGCCAACGCGAAGGCCCACTACGAGACGACGGGGCCGGAGCTGTGGGAGCAGACGGAGGGCCAAATCACCCACTTCGTCGCGGGGGCCGGAACGGGGGGGACCATCAGCGGAACGGCGAATTACCTCAAGGAGCAGGACGACGACCTCAACGTGATTGGGGTGGATCCCCGTGGGTCGGTCTTCCACAAGTACTTCCACGAGGGCGTCTTCGACGAGGACGAGATCTACCCCTACTTCACCGAGGGGGTGGGAGAGGACATCCTCCCCGACAACATGGACTTTGACATCATCGACGACTTCGTGGAGGTCAACGACAAGGCGTCCATGCAGATGACGCGCCGACTGGCGCGGGAGGAGGGCCTCTTCATCGGACAGTCTTGCGGGCTGGCCGTCGCCGGCACCCTCAAGTGGGTGAAGGCCCACCGCGACGCCCTCTCGCCGGAGGACGTGGTGGTCGTGTTGCTTCCGGACTCGGGCTTCCGCTACCTGTCGAAGACCTACAACGACGACTGGATGCAAAACCACGGCTTCCTGGAGAAGAGCCCCGACGTGACGGCCGACAAGGTCCTTAACGTTCAGCAGGAAGAAACCGACGTCATCGCCGCCGCGCCGGATGACAATCTCGGCAACGTCATCGAAACCATGACCGACCAGGGCATCTCGCAGATGCCGGTTCTGGACGAGGACCAGGAGGTTGTCGGCAGCATTACCGAAACCCGGGTTCTCAACGAGCTCATCGAGGATCCAGCGTCCCGCAAGGCCCCGGTACGTGAGATCATGGGCACCCCGTTTCCGGTGGTCCCCGCCTCCCTGCATCTCGACCACCTCTCCGCCTACCTGGAGGAAGATGCGGGGGCCGTCCTAGTCGACCACAGCCCGGAGCACCGAGGCGGCTACTCGATCCTGACCAAGAGCGACCTGATCAGCGCGCTCGCCGATGTGGGACAGAGCAACGGCAACGGGGCCGCGTAG
- a CDS encoding DUF3467 domain-containing protein, producing MSDIESPPQSSREVAEAFSAPLPEEAPDQTVRTNRLRMPDFDGLRDAPEELPLDVDEGMAEGTYANSVLVRSSPEEVVVDFVRVVPGTMQARLKSRVIVPPQNAERLLDALEDHLDTPDRPDALDSPSADRPVAEGDLDLGSVPSGNGHSSPTEDGSDPVPTVEPELLTATFSLSGDAQYCNDPWTSVLGTPDHPWARLSEEDQEVAESAVLRARKGALVTNRLVSAQTHHREEPLPVLLNFIPVHDDASGEDSPRAVTASGEVLAEPPSWMLSQTQRHRMETLGRMTMGVAHDLNNLLSGLVGHVELLKDQVERASLTDSIRPSIETIETTAEDGAALIEKLQRYIRHDTQQHFEPLSLTDLIEDCITLTEPYWYNEPRRQGIEISVETDLKDVPDILGAASELREVFVNLVLNAVQAMPEGGTLRFDTHTDRAGQVCVTVGDTGIGMSDEVQQNIFEPLFTTKGDDGTGMGLAASYGIVQEHEGTIDVSSEPGEGAQFTLTFPPAEGDLPPVDESPVEGSSDEPASSEGASILVVDDEEMVRSTVTRLLTLSGHEVDRAASGAEALEVFSAGTHDIVFTDFGMPEMTGAELAHALKEEAPDLPVVLLTGYTETESAHDEVDDILSKPFKRDELDTAIQKHVFSSS from the coding sequence ATGTCCGACATTGAGTCGCCGCCCCAGTCCTCCCGGGAGGTCGCAGAAGCGTTTTCCGCCCCTCTTCCCGAAGAGGCACCCGACCAGACGGTCCGTACGAACCGTCTGCGCATGCCGGATTTCGACGGCCTACGGGACGCCCCTGAGGAACTTCCCCTGGACGTGGACGAAGGGATGGCTGAGGGGACCTACGCAAATTCGGTCCTGGTCCGATCGTCCCCCGAGGAGGTCGTGGTGGACTTCGTTCGGGTCGTGCCCGGGACGATGCAGGCCCGCCTGAAGAGCCGGGTGATCGTGCCGCCCCAGAACGCCGAGCGCCTTCTCGACGCCCTCGAGGACCATCTCGACACGCCAGACCGGCCGGACGCGCTCGACTCCCCGTCCGCGGATCGTCCCGTAGCGGAGGGCGACCTCGACCTGGGTTCGGTGCCTTCGGGAAACGGACATTCCTCGCCGACGGAGGATGGCTCCGATCCAGTTCCCACTGTGGAGCCCGAACTGCTCACGGCCACCTTTTCCCTTTCGGGCGACGCGCAATACTGCAACGACCCGTGGACCTCTGTTCTCGGCACCCCCGACCACCCGTGGGCCCGCCTGTCTGAGGAGGACCAGGAGGTGGCCGAGTCCGCGGTGCTTCGGGCCCGGAAGGGCGCCCTCGTCACCAATCGCCTCGTGTCCGCCCAGACGCATCACCGCGAAGAACCCCTCCCCGTCCTTCTCAACTTTATTCCCGTGCACGACGACGCCTCCGGGGAGGACAGCCCCCGCGCCGTCACGGCGAGCGGGGAGGTGCTGGCCGAGCCGCCGTCCTGGATGCTCAGTCAGACCCAGCGGCACCGCATGGAAACCCTCGGCCGCATGACCATGGGCGTGGCCCACGACCTGAACAACCTGTTGAGCGGCCTGGTCGGCCACGTTGAGCTTCTCAAGGATCAGGTGGAGCGCGCCTCACTGACGGACTCGATCCGCCCCTCCATCGAGACGATCGAGACGACGGCGGAGGACGGCGCGGCCCTCATCGAGAAGCTTCAGCGCTATATCCGTCACGATACGCAGCAGCACTTCGAGCCCCTGAGCCTGACGGACCTGATCGAAGACTGCATCACCCTCACCGAGCCGTACTGGTACAACGAGCCCCGTCGCCAGGGCATCGAAATTTCGGTCGAGACCGACCTGAAGGACGTGCCGGACATTCTGGGGGCCGCGTCGGAGCTGCGCGAGGTGTTCGTCAACCTCGTCCTGAACGCCGTCCAGGCCATGCCGGAGGGCGGCACGCTCCGCTTCGACACGCACACGGACCGGGCCGGGCAGGTCTGCGTCACCGTGGGCGATACGGGCATCGGCATGAGCGACGAGGTACAGCAGAACATCTTCGAGCCGCTGTTCACCACGAAGGGCGACGACGGCACGGGCATGGGCCTCGCGGCCAGCTACGGCATCGTGCAGGAGCACGAGGGCACCATCGACGTGTCGTCCGAGCCCGGCGAGGGCGCCCAGTTTACCCTGACCTTTCCTCCGGCCGAAGGCGACCTACCCCCCGTCGATGAGAGCCCTGTGGAGGGCTCGTCGGACGAGCCGGCATCCTCCGAGGGAGCGTCCATCCTCGTGGTGGACGACGAAGAGATGGTCCGCTCGACCGTCACACGCCTCCTCACGCTCAGTGGGCACGAGGTCGACCGGGCTGCTTCGGGGGCGGAGGCACTGGAGGTCTTCTCCGCCGGCACACACGACATCGTGTTCACCGACTTCGGCATGCCCGAGATGACGGGGGCCGAGCTGGCGCACGCCCTCAAGGAGGAGGCCCCCGACCTGCCTGTTGTCCTGCTCACGGGCTACACCGAAACCGAGTCCGCCCACGACGAGGTAGACGACATTCTTTCCAAGCCCTTTAAGCGCGACGAGCTCGACACCGCCATCCAGAAGCACGTCTTCTCGTCGTCCTAG
- the rsgA gene encoding ribosome small subunit-dependent GTPase A, with the protein MTSSSPTDKSDGPLLEGVVTSSTGSWYDVQVGDRTIPSRMRGKFRLTRQDVTNPIAVGDRVTLRVADEDQTGFITDIHERTNKLSRRAAGPREGQEHILVANVDRIWSVQAVQRPALNPRFLDRLLVGAAAQDVPAGLIINKIDLLAQDDLPDVMDLHLRYADLDYPVLTTSATEQLGLDRLRDAFDGQVNAITGPSGAGKSTLLNALEPDLDLRTASVSSTTEKGTHTTTHAELHALSDDSYVVDTPGVREFGVRNVHPKDLAHYFPDLAPYVNACQFPDCTHDHEPNCAVKAAVERGDVHAERHASYLAILESLREEHTPEY; encoded by the coding sequence ATGACCTCTTCTTCCCCAACGGACAAGTCCGACGGCCCTCTCCTCGAAGGGGTCGTGACCAGCTCGACCGGCAGCTGGTACGACGTGCAGGTCGGGGACCGGACCATTCCCTCACGGATGCGTGGCAAGTTTCGGCTGACCCGACAGGACGTCACCAACCCGATTGCCGTCGGGGACCGGGTGACGCTCCGGGTGGCCGACGAGGACCAGACGGGGTTCATCACGGACATCCACGAGCGCACGAACAAGCTGAGTCGACGGGCGGCAGGGCCCCGGGAGGGACAGGAACACATCCTCGTGGCCAACGTCGACCGCATCTGGAGCGTGCAGGCCGTGCAGCGGCCCGCCCTCAACCCCCGGTTCCTCGACCGCCTGCTCGTCGGGGCGGCCGCGCAGGACGTCCCGGCGGGCCTGATCATTAACAAGATCGACCTCTTGGCGCAGGACGACCTGCCGGACGTGATGGACCTGCACCTCCGGTACGCCGACCTCGATTACCCAGTGCTTACAACGAGCGCCACGGAACAACTCGGGCTCGACCGGCTCCGCGATGCCTTCGACGGGCAGGTCAACGCCATCACCGGTCCCTCCGGCGCCGGCAAGTCCACGCTCCTCAACGCCTTGGAGCCGGACCTGGACCTGCGGACCGCCTCCGTGAGCTCCACCACCGAGAAGGGCACACACACCACAACCCACGCCGAGCTCCATGCCCTCTCGGACGATAGCTACGTGGTGGACACGCCCGGCGTAAGGGAATTCGGGGTGCGCAACGTGCACCCCAAGGACCTGGCCCACTACTTTCCCGACCTCGCTCCCTACGTCAACGCCTGTCAGTTTCCAGACTGCACGCACGACCACGAGCCCAACTGCGCCGTGAAGGCCGCCGTGGAACGGGGCGATGTCCACGCAGAACGGCACGCGAGTTACCTGGCCATCTTGGAGTCGCTTCGTGAAGAGCACACCCCAGAGTATTGA
- the topA gene encoding type I DNA topoisomerase: MKRLVVVESPTKARTIREFLPESGYRVEASMGHIRDLPASADQIPSEYKDEDWSRLGVKVTNGFEPLYVVPPDKKEVVRDLKQAVSDADRLYIATDEDREGESIGWHLIHTLDPDVPVERMVFHEITEDAIQRALDDTRTIDQHLVEAQQTRRILDRLVGYSISPLLWRKIKPKLSAGRVQSVAVRLLVQKERERITFVPATYWDLDAQLAKQGIGVEAEMTHLNEVRLASGKDFNEDTGRLKESLTEGEDVVLLDEEQATALAEQLPETTWRIDDIKERTRTKSPFPPFITSTLQQQANRKLNLSSSRTMSVAQSLYENGYITYMRTDSTNLSSEAVEGARRTVAQRYGDEYLSDGVRQYSSSDSAQEAHEAIRPAGSEMQTKDELGLSGIEAALYDLIWKRMLATQTADAKVRYTNVYFDAEVDGDVARFRASGKRLDFPGFFRVLVEGSEDPEAALRDQERPLPPLEVGETAAQAADDSGFQVRSVEPLGHETKPPSRYTEASLVETLEEEGIGRPSTYASIIGTIQQRGYARMKGSALVPTFTAFATNNLMETQFEPLVDVHFTAEMEDVLDDIARGSKDPTPYLRDFYKGEEGVETRVEQGLDDIDPKQISEMSFPDQWGEYVVRVGKYGAYVEGEMDGSTVTASIPDDLAPGDTTEERLREILEEANRGDRVLGIHPEASLPVLLKSGPYGPYIQLGDDEEEDDPKRVSLPPDVEPEDVDFDLGVQIIDLPRTLGEHPDTGKEIEADIGRYGPYVRHEGTFASLQKGDDVLKVELERALELIRRKESRNEPDRVLGPHPESDEPVEVWNGRYGPYVKHDGTNASLKDDQSIDDVTMDDALDLLVEKGDAATQKVRE, translated from the coding sequence ATGAAGCGTTTGGTTGTCGTTGAGTCCCCGACCAAGGCCCGAACCATCCGAGAATTTCTGCCGGAGAGCGGGTATCGCGTCGAGGCGAGCATGGGGCACATTCGGGATCTTCCCGCGTCGGCGGATCAGATTCCATCGGAGTACAAGGACGAAGACTGGTCCCGGCTCGGGGTGAAGGTGACCAATGGGTTTGAGCCGCTGTACGTGGTGCCGCCGGACAAGAAGGAGGTCGTGCGGGACCTGAAACAGGCCGTGTCGGACGCGGACCGGCTCTACATCGCGACGGATGAAGATCGGGAGGGGGAGTCGATCGGATGGCACCTTATCCACACCCTGGACCCCGACGTGCCGGTCGAGCGGATGGTCTTCCACGAGATTACGGAGGACGCAATTCAGCGGGCCCTGGACGACACGCGCACCATCGATCAACACCTCGTGGAGGCACAACAGACGCGCCGCATCCTAGATCGGCTCGTGGGGTATTCGATCTCGCCGCTGCTGTGGCGTAAGATCAAGCCGAAGCTCTCGGCGGGGCGCGTACAGAGCGTGGCGGTGCGGCTGCTGGTGCAGAAGGAGCGGGAGCGCATCACGTTCGTGCCGGCAACCTACTGGGACCTCGACGCCCAGTTGGCCAAGCAGGGCATCGGGGTGGAGGCTGAGATGACGCACCTGAACGAAGTGCGGCTCGCGTCCGGGAAGGACTTCAACGAGGACACCGGGCGGCTTAAGGAGTCCCTCACCGAAGGGGAAGACGTGGTGCTGCTCGACGAGGAGCAGGCCACCGCCCTCGCCGAGCAACTCCCGGAGACGACGTGGCGCATCGATGACATCAAGGAGCGGACGCGCACGAAGTCCCCGTTCCCACCGTTTATCACATCCACCCTTCAGCAGCAGGCCAACCGGAAGCTCAACCTTTCGTCGAGCCGGACGATGAGCGTCGCGCAGTCGCTCTACGAGAACGGCTACATCACCTACATGCGTACCGACTCGACGAACCTGTCGTCCGAGGCGGTGGAAGGGGCCCGGCGCACCGTCGCCCAGCGGTACGGCGACGAGTACTTGAGCGACGGGGTGCGCCAGTACAGCTCTTCAGACAGCGCCCAGGAGGCGCATGAGGCCATCCGGCCCGCCGGGTCGGAGATGCAAACCAAGGACGAGCTTGGCCTCAGTGGCATCGAGGCGGCGCTCTACGACCTAATCTGGAAGCGAATGCTGGCCACCCAGACGGCGGACGCCAAGGTCCGCTACACGAACGTGTATTTTGACGCCGAGGTGGACGGCGACGTGGCCCGCTTCCGGGCCTCCGGCAAGCGGCTCGACTTTCCCGGTTTCTTCCGCGTGCTGGTGGAAGGAAGCGAGGATCCAGAGGCGGCCCTGCGGGACCAGGAGCGTCCCTTGCCGCCACTCGAGGTGGGAGAGACCGCGGCGCAGGCGGCCGACGATTCTGGGTTTCAGGTCCGGTCGGTGGAGCCGCTCGGGCACGAGACGAAGCCGCCGTCCCGCTACACAGAGGCCTCCCTGGTTGAGACCCTTGAGGAGGAGGGCATCGGCCGCCCCTCCACGTACGCCTCTATCATCGGCACCATTCAGCAGCGCGGCTACGCACGGATGAAAGGCAGTGCGCTCGTGCCCACCTTTACGGCCTTCGCCACGAATAATCTGATGGAGACCCAGTTCGAGCCGCTGGTGGACGTCCACTTCACGGCCGAGATGGAGGACGTGCTCGACGACATTGCCCGGGGGAGCAAGGACCCGACGCCGTATCTGAGAGACTTCTACAAGGGGGAGGAGGGGGTCGAAACGCGCGTAGAGCAGGGGCTCGACGACATCGACCCCAAGCAGATCAGCGAGATGTCATTCCCCGACCAGTGGGGCGAGTATGTGGTGCGCGTGGGCAAGTACGGAGCCTACGTCGAGGGCGAGATGGACGGATCCACTGTCACGGCCTCGATTCCCGACGACCTGGCGCCCGGCGACACGACGGAGGAGCGCCTGCGCGAGATTTTGGAGGAGGCCAACCGGGGCGACCGCGTGCTTGGCATTCACCCGGAGGCCAGCCTCCCGGTTCTTCTCAAGTCCGGCCCTTACGGCCCGTACATCCAGCTCGGCGACGACGAAGAGGAAGACGACCCGAAGCGCGTATCGCTCCCGCCGGACGTGGAGCCCGAAGACGTGGATTTTGACCTTGGCGTCCAAATCATCGACCTGCCCCGCACCCTCGGCGAGCACCCGGATACCGGAAAGGAAATCGAGGCCGATATTGGTCGCTACGGCCCATACGTGCGGCATGAGGGCACCTTCGCGTCGCTGCAGAAGGGCGACGACGTGCTGAAGGTGGAGCTGGAGCGCGCCCTGGAACTGATCCGGCGCAAGGAGTCGCGCAACGAGCCGGATCGGGTCCTCGGCCCGCACCCCGAGTCCGACGAGCCGGTGGAGGTATGGAATGGGCGCTACGGGCCCTACGTGAAGCACGACGGCACCAACGCGTCCCTTAAGGACGACCAGTCGATCGACGACGTGACGATGGACGATGCCCTTGACCTACTGGTGGAGAAGGGGGACGCGGCGACCCAGAAGGTGCGGGAGTAG
- the dpsA gene encoding DNA starvation/stationary phase protection protein DpsA yields MPTTKTQTTDTAHGEPWRPQQMIEDNPIGLDEEVVEQLIPKLDEIQCTFWTLYHQYQKHHWLVEGPQFNDLHLFLEENYEEVHKYLDRVAERITALGGIPTSAPDAQAELSHVEHEPEGTYRIRQMLQHDLDAERTLAETLREVITEAQDLGDPGTERTLKKALTKVEDRAHHLDHFLGEDSLEYGRSNGETA; encoded by the coding sequence ATGCCTACGACCAAGACACAAACGACCGACACTGCACACGGCGAGCCCTGGCGCCCGCAGCAGATGATCGAGGACAACCCGATCGGACTGGACGAGGAGGTCGTCGAGCAGTTGATTCCGAAGCTCGATGAGATCCAGTGCACGTTCTGGACCCTGTATCACCAGTACCAGAAGCACCACTGGCTCGTCGAGGGACCGCAGTTCAACGACCTCCACCTCTTCCTCGAAGAAAACTACGAGGAGGTCCACAAGTACCTCGACCGCGTGGCCGAGCGCATCACGGCCCTGGGGGGCATCCCGACCAGTGCGCCGGACGCGCAGGCAGAGCTCTCCCACGTGGAGCACGAGCCGGAGGGCACCTATCGCATCCGGCAGATGCTCCAGCACGACCTGGATGCGGAGCGCACCCTCGCCGAGACCCTCCGAGAGGTCATCACGGAGGCACAGGACCTTGGGGATCCGGGTACTGAGCGCACGCTCAAGAAGGCGCTGACCAAGGTTGAAGATCGTGCCCACCACCTCGATCACTTCCTGGGCGAGGACAGCCTGGAGTACGGGCGCTCGAATGGCGAGACCGCCTAA
- a CDS encoding acyl-CoA dehydrogenase family protein, giving the protein MSQPAPPDPKTAPASSDSSVPETWDPTAFDPPDFYDLEALLSDEAKDIRQGVRAFVTEDVVPIIEKYAQRGEFPRHLISAFAEHDLLGSTLPPEYGGEGHSNIAYGLIMQELERGDSGLRSFCSVTGALVMYPIWQYGSDAQKERWLPALANGEAIGCFGLTEPDVGSNPAEMKTRARRDGDGWVLDGHKRWSTNATMADVAVIWAKDEDDTVRGFLVETDRDGVETPPIDDSWSLRAAVTSEVVLDGVRVPDTARLPEVSGLKGPLSCLTQARYGICWGTIGAAMACYDAARQHARNREQFGGPIGRFQLMQERLVDMVQEITKAQLLNWRLGTLKETGAMRPQQVSLAKRNNCQTALEVARSARQVLGGNGVTSMYPVMRHMNNLESVITYEGTHEVHTLIVGEDVTGLNAFT; this is encoded by the coding sequence ATGTCTCAGCCCGCTCCTCCCGACCCCAAGACGGCTCCGGCTTCCTCCGACTCGTCCGTCCCCGAGACGTGGGACCCAACGGCCTTCGATCCGCCCGACTTTTATGACCTCGAAGCGCTTCTATCCGACGAGGCGAAGGACATTCGCCAAGGAGTGCGAGCCTTCGTGACGGAGGACGTGGTTCCCATTATCGAGAAGTATGCCCAGCGCGGCGAGTTTCCCCGCCATCTGATTTCGGCATTTGCCGAGCACGACCTGCTGGGCTCTACGCTCCCGCCCGAGTACGGCGGCGAGGGGCACAGCAACATCGCCTACGGCCTCATCATGCAGGAGCTCGAGCGGGGAGACTCCGGGCTCCGGTCATTTTGTTCGGTCACGGGCGCCCTGGTGATGTATCCCATCTGGCAGTACGGCAGTGACGCGCAGAAGGAGCGCTGGCTGCCCGCCCTGGCCAACGGCGAGGCCATTGGCTGCTTCGGGCTTACAGAACCCGACGTCGGTTCGAATCCCGCCGAGATGAAGACCCGGGCCCGTCGCGACGGGGACGGCTGGGTGCTCGACGGGCACAAGCGGTGGTCCACGAATGCCACTATGGCCGATGTGGCCGTGATCTGGGCGAAGGACGAGGACGATACGGTTCGGGGCTTTCTGGTAGAGACGGACCGCGACGGGGTCGAGACGCCGCCCATCGACGATTCGTGGTCGTTGCGAGCGGCGGTGACGAGTGAAGTGGTGCTCGATGGCGTGCGCGTCCCGGATACGGCGCGTCTTCCGGAGGTGTCGGGGCTGAAAGGTCCCCTCTCGTGCCTGACCCAGGCGCGGTACGGCATCTGCTGGGGCACCATTGGGGCAGCCATGGCCTGCTACGACGCGGCCCGGCAGCATGCCCGGAACCGTGAACAATTTGGGGGCCCCATCGGCCGCTTCCAGCTCATGCAGGAGCGTCTCGTCGACATGGTTCAGGAGATCACGAAGGCGCAGCTGCTGAACTGGCGCCTGGGCACCCTCAAGGAGACCGGCGCCATGCGCCCGCAGCAGGTCTCTCTCGCCAAGCGCAACAACTGCCAGACCGCCCTGGAGGTCGCCCGGTCGGCCCGGCAGGTGCTGGGGGGAAACGGGGTCACGAGCATGTATCCGGTGATGCGCCACATGAACAACCTGGAGAGCGTGATCACCTACGAGGGCACCCACGAGGTGCACACGCTCATCGTGGGGGAGGACGTGACGGGGCTGAATGCCTTCACGTGA